Proteins encoded by one window of Salmonirosea aquatica:
- a CDS encoding DUF7133 domain-containing protein, with amino-acid sequence MKRYLSLLSCVLVLTCCFKVPLAQAQDKKTQSQRSRVYTPEEELAGFKLAEGFVIELVASEREGVINPVDLTFDDAGRLWTQTARMYPLDPVADIQWNDLLKLMDDAEAQKNHPAFRRILDLYQGKTKGTDQILILSDLYSGKPARSSVWADGLTIPMSVLPYKDGAYVAQGSELFFLRDTDHDGKADQRTPCSRVLALRIRIPCRTSWCADPATGFISVRAHSTKV; translated from the coding sequence ATGAAAAGGTATCTCTCCCTTCTATCGTGTGTTCTTGTACTTACTTGTTGCTTCAAGGTACCTTTAGCCCAAGCGCAGGACAAGAAAACCCAGTCGCAGCGAAGCAGGGTCTACACTCCCGAGGAAGAACTGGCGGGCTTCAAACTGGCTGAGGGATTTGTGATCGAACTGGTGGCCAGCGAACGCGAAGGGGTGATCAATCCCGTTGACCTTACGTTCGACGACGCCGGCCGCCTCTGGACGCAAACCGCCCGCATGTACCCCCTCGATCCGGTGGCCGACATTCAGTGGAATGACCTATTGAAACTGATGGATGATGCAGAGGCGCAGAAGAATCATCCGGCCTTCCGGCGCATTCTCGATCTGTATCAGGGCAAAACCAAAGGTACCGACCAGATTCTGATTCTCTCCGATTTGTACAGTGGTAAACCCGCCCGAAGCAGTGTATGGGCCGATGGCCTTACCATTCCGATGAGCGTGCTGCCCTACAAGGACGGGGCTTACGTGGCGCAGGGCTCCGAGTTGTTTTTTTTGCGTGATACCGATCACGACGGGAAGGCCGACCAACGTACCCCCTGCTCACGGGTTTTGGCTTTACGGATACGCATACCATGTCGCACGTCCTGGTGCGCGGACCCGGCGACTGGATTCATTTCAGTCAGGGCGCACTCAACAAAGGTTTAG